A genomic window from Cupriavidus metallidurans CH34 includes:
- the mnmE gene encoding tRNA uridine-5-carboxymethylaminomethyl(34) synthesis GTPase MnmE — protein MTVSQIPIAAIATAPGRGGIGVVRVSGPDVGAVMRAVCGRALQPRHATYLPFLDARGNVIDHGLALYFPAPNSYTGEEVLELQGHGGPVVMQMLLSRCLEAGKDIGLRVAEPGEFTRRAFLNDKLDLAQAEAVADLIEASTEAAARSAARSMEGEFSKAIHALVEKVIHLRMLVEATLDFPEEEIDFLEASNARGQLTRIREDLAGVLKQARQGSLLREGLSVVLAGQPNVGKSSLLNALAGSDLAIVTPIAGTTRDRVRETIQIDGIPLHIIDTAGLRDDAADEVERIGIERTWEAIRHADIVLHLIDAADYIEHGISETDDHIDDRLSGQLPPGSPIVRVINKIDLAPSVGAMGFGGNRPHVVAANGPNPTEIWISARTGAGIDLMRSELLRLIGWQSGNEGAFLARERHLIALRNAESHLELAEASASQHAQALDLFAEELRLAQDHLNSITGEFTSDDLLGTIFTRFCIGK, from the coding sequence ATGACCGTATCCCAGATTCCCATCGCCGCGATTGCCACCGCGCCTGGCCGTGGCGGCATCGGCGTCGTGCGTGTTTCCGGCCCCGATGTCGGCGCCGTGATGCGCGCCGTATGCGGCCGCGCGCTGCAGCCACGTCACGCCACCTATCTGCCGTTTCTCGATGCGCGTGGCAATGTCATCGATCATGGCCTCGCGCTCTACTTCCCGGCACCGAATTCGTACACCGGCGAGGAAGTGCTTGAGTTGCAGGGCCATGGCGGACCGGTGGTGATGCAGATGCTGCTGTCGCGCTGCCTCGAGGCCGGCAAGGACATCGGCCTGCGTGTGGCCGAGCCGGGCGAGTTCACACGACGCGCGTTCCTCAACGACAAGCTCGACCTCGCGCAGGCCGAGGCCGTGGCGGATCTGATCGAAGCAAGCACGGAGGCCGCGGCGCGGTCTGCGGCGCGGTCCATGGAGGGAGAGTTCTCCAAGGCAATCCACGCGCTTGTGGAAAAAGTCATCCACCTGCGAATGCTGGTGGAAGCCACGCTGGACTTTCCCGAAGAGGAGATCGATTTCCTCGAGGCCTCCAATGCACGCGGCCAGCTGACACGCATTCGCGAAGATCTCGCGGGCGTCCTCAAGCAGGCGCGGCAGGGCTCATTGCTGCGTGAAGGATTGTCGGTGGTTCTGGCCGGACAGCCCAATGTGGGCAAGTCCTCGCTGCTCAATGCGCTCGCCGGCTCGGATCTCGCCATCGTCACGCCAATTGCCGGCACCACGCGCGATCGCGTGCGCGAGACGATCCAGATAGACGGCATCCCGCTGCACATTATCGACACCGCAGGTCTGCGCGACGATGCCGCCGACGAAGTGGAACGCATCGGCATCGAGCGCACATGGGAAGCCATCCGCCACGCCGATATCGTGCTGCATCTGATCGACGCGGCGGACTACATCGAGCATGGCATTTCGGAGACCGATGACCATATCGACGATCGCCTGAGCGGCCAGTTGCCCCCCGGGTCTCCAATCGTTCGCGTCATCAACAAGATCGACCTCGCGCCATCCGTCGGCGCGATGGGATTTGGCGGCAACCGCCCGCATGTGGTGGCGGCCAATGGGCCAAACCCGACCGAGATCTGGATCTCCGCACGCACCGGCGCGGGCATCGACCTGATGCGCAGCGAACTGCTGCGCCTGATCGGCTGGCAGTCCGGCAATGAAGGCGCGTTCCTGGCGCGGGAGCGCCATCTCATCGCGCTGCGCAACGCGGAATCGCACCTCGAACTCGCCGAGGCCAGCGCCTCGCAGCACGCCCAGGCGCTGGATCTATTCGCGGAGGAACTGCGGCTGGCACAGGATCACCTGAACAGCATCACTGGAGAGTTCACGAGCGATGACCTGCTGGGGACAATTTTCACGCGGTTCTGCATCGGGAAGTGA
- a CDS encoding TetR/AcrR family transcriptional regulator: MPRVSKAETEKNRIAIEQVSSQLFREQGFHGISVADLMGAAGLTHGGFYGHFESKDALAAIACARAFEESNARWRKRVEEAPDKATALAALIDGYLSTRNRNAPGSGCPAAALANDVAREGDDKPVRATYHEGLEKLLDVLASIQPGGNAAANRANAIAEMATLVGALVLSRATQGTPLSNEVLAAARGYLLARVSKE; the protein is encoded by the coding sequence ATGCCGCGGGTATCGAAAGCGGAAACGGAAAAGAACCGTATAGCCATTGAACAGGTTTCGTCCCAGTTGTTTCGTGAACAAGGATTTCACGGGATCAGCGTAGCCGATCTGATGGGTGCGGCCGGACTGACGCACGGCGGCTTCTACGGCCATTTCGAATCGAAGGATGCGTTGGCGGCCATCGCCTGCGCGCGCGCATTCGAGGAGTCGAACGCGCGCTGGCGCAAACGTGTGGAAGAAGCGCCTGACAAGGCAACCGCGCTCGCGGCGCTGATCGATGGCTATCTGTCCACGCGCAACCGCAATGCGCCTGGGAGCGGCTGCCCGGCGGCGGCGCTGGCCAACGATGTCGCGCGCGAGGGCGATGACAAACCGGTTCGCGCGACCTACCACGAAGGGCTCGAAAAACTGCTGGATGTTCTGGCCAGCATCCAGCCGGGCGGCAACGCCGCCGCCAATCGCGCTAATGCCATCGCGGAGATGGCCACACTGGTCGGCGCCCTGGTGCTCTCGCGCGCCACGCAGGGCACGCCGCTGTCCAACGAAGTGCTCGCGGCAGCCAGGGGATATTTGCTGGCCCGGGTCAGCAAGGAGTAG
- a CDS encoding M14 family metallopeptidase — protein sequence MTQTAPAFDAYPVEVEFPDIGPYAESNTGIAYLHTFDSGLPGPHVMINALTHGNEVCGAITVAGLLDHGLRPRRGRLTLSFANVDAYARFDAAKPDASRFVDQDFNRVWTSAVLDDVSRDSSELRRARAMRPVIDTVDLLLDLHSMHEKSRPLIVSGPLDKGIALSRAIGAPADIIVDEGHPEGRRMRDYADFGDPASPRNALLIECGQHWETSAVDVARDSTARFLLSAGIVEEADLPAGWLRPLPAAQRVIRVTEPVVATSMDFRFAGPYTGLETFADAGTVIGWNDGAEVLTPYPNCVLVMPSLRQLRPGVTVVRLGRLEA from the coding sequence CGAAGTCGAATTTCCCGATATTGGCCCGTATGCCGAGAGCAACACCGGCATCGCCTACCTCCATACGTTCGACAGCGGCCTGCCCGGGCCGCACGTGATGATCAACGCACTGACGCACGGTAACGAGGTGTGCGGCGCGATCACGGTGGCCGGGCTGCTCGACCATGGGCTGCGGCCGCGACGCGGCAGGCTCACGCTGTCGTTCGCCAACGTCGACGCCTACGCGCGCTTCGATGCGGCGAAGCCCGATGCGTCGCGCTTCGTCGATCAGGACTTCAACCGGGTCTGGACTTCGGCGGTGCTCGACGACGTGTCGCGCGATTCGTCCGAACTGCGCCGGGCGCGCGCGATGCGTCCGGTGATCGATACGGTGGACCTGCTGCTCGACCTGCACTCGATGCACGAGAAAAGCCGGCCGCTGATCGTGTCCGGTCCGCTCGACAAGGGCATTGCGTTGTCACGTGCCATTGGCGCCCCGGCCGACATCATCGTCGATGAAGGCCATCCGGAAGGCCGCCGGATGCGCGATTACGCGGATTTTGGCGATCCGGCCAGCCCGCGAAATGCGCTGCTGATCGAATGTGGCCAGCATTGGGAGACCTCGGCGGTGGACGTCGCGCGTGACAGCACGGCGCGCTTCCTGCTCAGCGCCGGCATCGTCGAGGAAGCCGATCTGCCCGCGGGCTGGCTGCGCCCGCTGCCGGCCGCGCAGCGCGTGATTCGCGTGACCGAGCCCGTGGTGGCGACCAGCATGGATTTCCGCTTTGCCGGCCCGTACACGGGGCTGGAGACCTTTGCCGATGCCGGAACCGTGATCGGCTGGAACGACGGTGCCGAGGTGCTCACGCCGTATCCCAATTGCGTGCTGGTGATGCCCTCGCTGCGCCAGCTGCGGCCCGGGGTGACCGTGGTGCGTCTGGGTCGGCTGGAAGCCTGA
- a CDS encoding OB-fold putative lipoprotein has product MLSRLQQSLIAVVAVVVLGLLWFVGNDKGDVVPVETGAAPSSQPASIPRGIPRNGTLDPISIDPERPADVLPQYQADGLFADYRDNAGEADDRYRGKYFIVEGVASGIRRDDGNNVFLEIRTSNPGELVRANLLRRQICGPAGRVCEVEARATMVRRGQKVAVECTGAGQGEGGVPLLNDCLIRGGAN; this is encoded by the coding sequence ATGTTGAGCCGCCTGCAGCAATCCCTCATCGCCGTCGTTGCCGTGGTCGTCCTCGGCCTGTTGTGGTTCGTTGGCAATGACAAGGGGGACGTCGTACCGGTTGAAACCGGCGCCGCTCCATCATCCCAGCCAGCCAGCATCCCGCGCGGCATCCCACGTAACGGCACGCTCGACCCGATCAGCATCGACCCCGAGCGTCCCGCCGACGTCCTGCCCCAATACCAGGCCGATGGCCTGTTTGCCGACTATCGCGACAATGCAGGCGAGGCCGACGACCGCTATCGCGGCAAGTACTTCATCGTCGAAGGCGTGGCCAGCGGCATCCGGCGCGACGACGGCAACAATGTGTTCCTGGAAATCCGCACCAGCAACCCGGGTGAACTGGTCCGGGCAAACCTGCTGCGCCGGCAGATCTGTGGCCCGGCAGGCAGGGTCTGCGAGGTTGAGGCGCGCGCCACCATGGTCCGGCGTGGCCAGAAGGTGGCCGTCGAATGCACGGGCGCCGGGCAAGGCGAGGGCGGCGTGCCGCTGCTGAATGACTGCCTGATTCGCGGCGGCGCCAATTAA
- a CDS encoding Sbal_3080 family lipoprotein yields the protein MKRATIAAMLALLASGCSTYQAVTPVDQGQADPIASFQPGPYGGPAQFRVNGNHVVGADGALFCIIPNQVNGNAYVENFADALRARNFEVKVLQPYSSVAACPMTATYTAQRQTFVTPFLVSVDITVFRNGERAGKAIYNANRSAGGINLSHLIQPDAKIDELVDQLFPGLKPQPVPAQVAPAPTPGSQPGSGGAAPAA from the coding sequence ATGAAAAGAGCAACGATTGCCGCCATGCTGGCCCTGCTGGCCAGCGGCTGTTCCACCTACCAAGCCGTCACACCGGTCGACCAGGGCCAGGCTGACCCGATCGCCAGTTTCCAGCCCGGCCCCTATGGCGGACCGGCGCAGTTCCGCGTCAACGGCAATCACGTGGTGGGTGCCGATGGCGCGCTGTTCTGCATCATCCCCAATCAAGTGAACGGCAATGCCTATGTGGAGAACTTCGCGGACGCACTGCGCGCGCGCAATTTCGAAGTGAAGGTCCTGCAGCCGTATTCGTCGGTGGCGGCATGCCCGATGACCGCCACGTACACGGCCCAGCGCCAGACGTTCGTGACACCGTTCCTGGTCTCGGTCGACATCACGGTATTCCGCAATGGCGAGCGTGCCGGCAAGGCCATCTACAACGCCAATCGCAGCGCGGGCGGCATCAATCTGAGCCATCTGATCCAGCCGGACGCCAAGATCGACGAACTGGTCGACCAGCTGTTCCCGGGCCTGAAGCCCCAACCGGTACCGGCCCAGGTAGCACCGGCGCCTACTCCGGGTTCGCAGCCAGGCTCCGGTGGCGCCGCGCCCGCCGCCTGA